Proteins from a genomic interval of Ptychodera flava strain L36383 chromosome 7, AS_Pfla_20210202, whole genome shotgun sequence:
- the LOC139137790 gene encoding fibroblast growth factor receptor 2-like, translating into MTAGTVYCDENDMNKGKTGPPTSTSAPLAPYFTSLHKMSRTFMGLPAGSVARFRCNADGNPTPTIRWLKDGEEIDYIRFGFKVRLRKWTLVLHDLVPVDNGCYTCIVTNQYGSINATYELDVIPRIFHEPIMNPAKPENTTVMVGHTAIFRCEVVVSDQDPRIHWLKHLGKDDSNDPNDIGHFKEMQTEPQSQSDPFTCSLIIQNVTFDDAGKYTCLAGNAIGISYQSAWLTVIPPPEPTTKPNIMLHFTKTPYVPWTEAYKTTLIVLGVALFILVIVTIACICLCVMGQKKRDVKWEMVSTSMQSMV; encoded by the coding sequence ATGACTGCTGGAACTGTGTATTGTGATGAGAACGATATGAACAAAGGCAAAACAGGGCCACCAACAAGTACAAGTGCGCCGCTGGCCCCGTACTTCACCTCTCTGCACAAGATGTCTCGCACCTTTATGGGCCTGCCAGCCGGAAGTGTTGCAAGGTTTCGGTGCAATGCCGATGGCAACCCCACACCAACCATAAGGTGGCTGAAGGACGGAGAGGAAATTGATTACATAAGGTTTGGTTTTAAGGTCAGGCTCAGAAAGTGGACCCTGGTTCTCCACGATCTTGTACCAGTAGACAATGGCTGCTACACATGCATTGTCACCAATCAATATGGTTCCATTAATGCCACCTATGAACTGGATGTTATACCTAGAATATTCCATGAACCTATCATGAACCCAGCAAAACCTGAAAACACCACAGTCATGGTTGGACACACGGCGATTTTCCGATGCGAGGTGGTCGTCAGCGACCAGGATCCACGCATCCACTGGTTGAAGCACCTGGGTAAGGATGATTCCAATGACCCCAACGACATCGGCCACTTTAAAGAGATGCAGACTGAGCCTCAGAGTCAGAGTGACCCCTTTACATGTAGCTTGATTATACAAAATGTCACCTTTGACGATGCTGGCAAATACACCTGTCTGGCTGGCAATGCCATTGGTATTTCATATCAAAGTGCCTGGTTAACAGTCATCCCGCCGCCAGAACCAACAACAAAGCCCAACATCATGTTACACTTCACAAAAACACCATATGTGCCATGGACAGAAGCCTACAAGACTACTCTCATAGTACTGGGTGTTGCTCTCTTCATTCTAGTTATAGTGACCATCGCGTGCATCTGTCTTTGTGTCATGGGACAAAAGAAACGCGACGTGAAGTGGGAAATGGTCTCTACCAGTATGCAGAGTATGGTCTAA